In one Melaminivora jejuensis genomic region, the following are encoded:
- a CDS encoding oxepin-CoA hydrolase, alternative type, producing MDAPALLARRDGAVLILSNNNPAARNALTPGFYQGMTEALHAAGADSSVGAVVLTGEGGHFCAGGDLRQLATRRELPMAARRQKLEGLHDLIRTLRDCPKPVIVAVEGAAAGAGLSLALAGDMLVAARNAVFAVAYVKVGLTPDGGATALLAEHLSRQLLTELCLTGQPVSGERLHQLGVVNRLAEPGQALQQALELAQQIARGPELAMGRIKHLCRMAPRNTLEQQLELEALYMPLSQGTEESREGIAAFLEKRPADFARLRKPSAAPRA from the coding sequence ATGGATGCCCCAGCCTTGCTCGCCCGCCGCGATGGCGCGGTACTCATCCTGTCTAACAACAACCCGGCGGCGCGCAACGCGCTCACCCCCGGCTTCTACCAGGGCATGACCGAGGCGCTGCACGCCGCCGGCGCCGACAGCAGCGTCGGCGCCGTGGTGCTGACGGGCGAGGGCGGGCATTTCTGCGCGGGCGGCGACCTGCGCCAGTTGGCCACCCGGCGCGAGCTGCCGATGGCCGCGCGCCGGCAAAAGCTCGAAGGCCTGCACGACCTGATCCGCACGCTGCGCGACTGCCCCAAGCCGGTCATCGTCGCCGTGGAGGGCGCCGCCGCCGGCGCCGGCCTGTCGCTGGCGCTGGCTGGCGACATGCTGGTGGCGGCCAGGAACGCCGTGTTCGCGGTGGCCTACGTCAAGGTCGGCCTCACGCCCGACGGCGGCGCCACGGCGCTGCTGGCCGAGCATCTGTCGCGCCAGCTGCTGACCGAGCTGTGCCTGACGGGCCAGCCGGTCAGCGGCGAGCGCCTGCACCAGCTGGGCGTGGTCAACCGCCTGGCCGAGCCGGGCCAGGCGCTGCAGCAGGCGCTGGAGCTGGCGCAGCAGATCGCGCGCGGCCCCGAGCTGGCCATGGGCCGCATCAAGCACCTGTGCCGCATGGCGCCGCGCAACACGCTGGAGCAGCAGCTCGAACTCGAAGCCCTGTACATGCCGCTGTCGCAGGGAACCGAGGAGTCGCGCGAGGGCATCGCCGCCTTCCTGGAAAAGCGCCCGGCCGACTTTGCCCGCCTGCGCAAGCCTTCTGCGGCGCCGCGCGCATG